The proteins below come from a single Agrobacterium vitis genomic window:
- a CDS encoding transporter substrate-binding domain-containing protein produces MSRLKVTSLKTKGRMKAITVLAALTRGVLPFLSLGLAPLPVQAQALPSQQSVPVLFDARARLPKPDLSVLLRLRFLTTVDFPPFSFLDQTGHLTGYNIDLVREICRELDVEAKCEVQAVPFSDMEIALLSKHGDAAVAGMAVTAGLRRDFAFSRPYLMLPARFVVPRDNLGKADTPAALAGKPVGIVTGTAQEAMLKAFFPAITPVGFADQAALMDALKQKKIQAAFADGLQLSFWLASASSAQCCAFLGGPFLSQQFLGEGMTIMVRKEDGFLAAAFDYALVSLSRKGRLDELSRRYFAEGFY; encoded by the coding sequence ATGAGCCGGTTGAAAGTTACATCCCTGAAAACCAAGGGGCGCATGAAGGCAATCACTGTATTGGCTGCTTTGACCCGTGGTGTGCTCCCTTTTCTATCCCTGGGTCTCGCACCCTTGCCCGTTCAGGCACAGGCGCTTCCATCCCAGCAATCGGTGCCGGTCCTGTTCGATGCGCGGGCGCGGTTGCCGAAGCCGGATCTATCGGTGCTGCTGCGATTGCGGTTTCTCACCACGGTGGATTTTCCACCTTTCAGTTTTCTTGATCAGACCGGCCATTTGACCGGCTATAATATCGATCTGGTACGGGAGATCTGCCGCGAACTGGATGTCGAGGCGAAATGCGAGGTTCAGGCCGTGCCCTTTTCCGATATGGAGATCGCGTTGCTGAGCAAGCATGGCGATGCTGCGGTGGCGGGCATGGCGGTGACGGCAGGGTTGCGGCGGGATTTTGCCTTTTCCAGACCTTATCTGATGTTGCCGGCCCGTTTCGTTGTGCCGCGTGACAATCTCGGCAAGGCCGATACGCCTGCGGCATTGGCCGGAAAGCCGGTTGGCATCGTCACTGGCACGGCGCAGGAAGCCATGCTGAAGGCATTTTTCCCGGCGATCACGCCGGTGGGTTTTGCCGATCAGGCCGCCTTGATGGATGCGCTGAAACAGAAAAAAATCCAGGCGGCCTTCGCCGATGGATTGCAGCTCTCGTTTTGGCTGGCCAGTGCCTCATCCGCCCAATGCTGCGCTTTTCTTGGCGGGCCTTTCCTGTCACAGCAGTTTCTTGGCGAAGGCATGACCATCATGGTGCGCAAGGAAGACGGCTTTCTGGCCGCCGCCTTTGACTATGCGCTGGTCTCCCTGTCGCGCAAGGGGAGGCTGGACGAATTGTCCCGCCGGTATTTTGCCGAGGGATTTTACTGA
- a CDS encoding glycosyltransferase family 2 protein, with the protein MLKQLGLPKPLLSRLIQQALAHGTSIEQELLATGDMEAQDYYAALARHLDLPFLPVLPVEQVLYSDHMDSQLRKPGLLRLHDKVRAPITVIVPEARQFHVLKERLAHAPDLRASLAITTPRALSGAIWQAGARHRVEKATAHLFDTAPLSSARMVLTGKQGFWLGSLLTATLAACSTFGYDALAVMHILTSLLYLCMLAFRAATLAYRIGASDPPPVLPASVELPVYTVLVALYRESSMIPQLIDGLRRLDWPVSRLDIKLVCEADDLDTLGALAEADIPAHIEIVPTPPIGPRTKPKALSYALSGARGDFLVLYDAEDRPHPAQLKEAYAHFLSRPPEVACLQAPLIIANGDESWISALFALEYAALFRGTLPMLAYHGMPLPLGGTSNHFRIEALKDVGAWDPYNVTEDADLGLRLFRAGYRCETITRQTLEDAPVSSRIWMGQRSRWFKGWLQTWLIVMREPRVACKEMGGSAFAVFHLMIGGMLLSSLSHPALLLFLTMTVYSMANPPATGIPLRDLTVFWIDLVNILGSYLIFLALGRAAMTEFERRRIGRRYLFIPLYWLMTSIAAWRAMIELKTKPFFWNKTPHAPRGNERNRKAQPNKGIV; encoded by the coding sequence GTGCTGAAGCAGCTTGGGCTTCCAAAGCCGCTCCTGTCGCGTCTCATTCAGCAGGCGCTTGCCCATGGCACATCGATAGAGCAGGAATTGCTGGCCACTGGCGACATGGAGGCGCAGGACTATTACGCCGCCCTCGCCCGGCATCTCGACCTGCCCTTTCTGCCCGTGCTTCCGGTGGAGCAGGTCCTCTATTCCGACCACATGGACAGCCAATTGCGTAAGCCGGGCCTATTGCGGCTGCATGACAAAGTCCGCGCGCCGATCACCGTCATCGTTCCAGAGGCACGGCAATTCCATGTCTTGAAGGAGCGGCTCGCGCATGCTCCGGATTTGCGAGCATCGCTTGCCATCACCACGCCGAGAGCCCTTTCTGGCGCTATCTGGCAGGCTGGCGCCCGACACCGCGTGGAAAAAGCCACGGCACATCTGTTCGATACGGCACCACTGTCCTCGGCGCGCATGGTCTTGACCGGCAAACAAGGTTTCTGGCTGGGATCTCTGCTGACGGCGACACTCGCCGCCTGTTCCACCTTTGGCTATGACGCGCTGGCGGTGATGCATATTCTGACATCGCTGCTTTATCTTTGCATGCTCGCCTTTCGAGCCGCGACCCTGGCCTATCGAATCGGAGCGAGCGATCCCCCGCCCGTCTTGCCCGCCTCGGTGGAGCTTCCGGTCTATACCGTTCTTGTGGCGCTTTACCGGGAAAGCAGCATGATCCCGCAATTGATAGACGGGCTGCGGCGGCTGGACTGGCCGGTTTCCAGGCTGGATATCAAGCTTGTCTGCGAAGCCGACGACCTGGACACGCTGGGCGCGCTGGCAGAAGCCGACATACCAGCCCATATCGAGATCGTCCCAACCCCGCCGATTGGGCCGCGCACCAAGCCGAAGGCACTCAGCTATGCGCTGTCAGGCGCACGTGGTGATTTCCTGGTCCTCTATGATGCAGAGGATCGTCCGCATCCCGCCCAACTCAAGGAGGCCTATGCCCATTTCCTGTCCCGCCCACCTGAAGTGGCCTGCCTGCAAGCGCCGCTGATCATCGCCAATGGCGATGAAAGCTGGATTAGTGCCTTGTTTGCGCTCGAATACGCGGCTTTGTTTCGAGGCACCCTGCCAATGCTTGCCTATCATGGCATGCCCTTGCCGCTCGGCGGGACGTCCAACCATTTCCGTATCGAGGCCTTGAAGGATGTCGGTGCCTGGGACCCCTATAATGTTACAGAGGATGCCGACCTCGGCCTGCGGCTGTTCCGGGCCGGCTACCGCTGTGAAACGATCACCCGGCAAACCCTTGAAGATGCACCCGTCAGCAGCCGCATCTGGATGGGCCAGCGCAGCCGATGGTTCAAGGGCTGGCTACAGACATGGCTGATCGTCATGCGCGAACCGCGCGTCGCCTGCAAGGAAATGGGGGGATCGGCCTTTGCCGTCTTTCATCTGATGATTGGCGGCATGCTGCTATCATCGCTGAGCCATCCCGCCCTTCTGCTATTCCTGACCATGACCGTCTACAGCATGGCCAACCCGCCTGCCACTGGCATTCCCCTGCGCGACCTGACGGTGTTCTGGATCGACCTGGTGAATATTCTCGGCAGTTACCTGATTTTCCTCGCACTCGGCCGTGCCGCTATGACCGAATTCGAGCGCCGCCGCATCGGCAGACGCTATCTGTTCATTCCGCTCTATTGGCTGATGACGTCCATCGCCGCCTGGCGGGCGATGATCGAGCTGAAAACCAAGCCATTTTTCTGGAACAAGACCCCGCATGCGCCGAGAGGCAACGAACGAAACCGAAAAGCACAGCCGAACAAGGGTATTGTTTAG
- a CDS encoding heme-binding protein has product MEATVETTAGRIGGGQQGQFVDPVQPVVPPTLSLPLINEPAQANPHAETMSVGALKYLIGTWTNQNIGASGRGGPENPFSYNLMTLPQSPTADPSDPTQSPFGYILKSMSYYEEITFSAVHGTAPNRGGTGSQISHALLYEQRVYISDGPDKDTLVHFENGIWGFLTPEAQQLGPYGDGDGLAAGMQTFGTVPPELPYNIFKQISVPHGNSVLACGTVGASPVQQGAPMIGPPPQVLPAGSIDTGVYIRQSVQNLNPVYAQNPNQPLKDALAVSLPIKQFVQLDVNSDQGGGAVANINYEQERADVTQYYATYWIEDTGNGQFDQLQYSQTIMLKIPIVLKPGDAPTEITFPHITTNTLTKVPGSGVLVGKK; this is encoded by the coding sequence ATGGAAGCCACGGTAGAAACTACGGCAGGGCGCATCGGTGGCGGGCAACAGGGGCAGTTCGTTGATCCGGTACAGCCAGTGGTGCCGCCGACGCTCAGCCTGCCGTTGATCAACGAGCCAGCCCAGGCGAACCCACACGCCGAAACCATGTCGGTTGGCGCGCTCAAATATCTCATCGGCACCTGGACCAACCAAAATATTGGCGCCTCCGGCCGTGGCGGACCGGAAAATCCGTTCTCCTACAATCTGATGACGCTGCCACAGTCACCCACTGCCGATCCCAGTGATCCTACTCAATCGCCGTTCGGTTATATCCTGAAGAGCATGTCTTATTATGAGGAAATAACGTTCTCGGCGGTTCATGGCACGGCGCCGAATCGCGGGGGTACAGGCAGCCAGATCTCCCACGCTCTGCTCTATGAGCAGCGGGTTTATATTTCGGACGGCCCGGACAAGGACACTCTGGTGCATTTCGAAAACGGCATTTGGGGTTTTCTTACGCCGGAGGCGCAGCAACTCGGGCCTTACGGCGACGGCGACGGGTTAGCGGCGGGCATGCAGACATTCGGCACGGTGCCACCCGAATTGCCTTACAACATCTTCAAACAGATTTCCGTGCCGCACGGTAATTCTGTGCTCGCCTGCGGTACTGTCGGTGCGAGCCCGGTGCAGCAGGGTGCCCCGATGATTGGCCCGCCGCCGCAGGTGCTGCCTGCCGGGAGTATCGATACCGGCGTCTACATACGCCAGTCGGTGCAGAACCTCAACCCGGTCTATGCGCAGAACCCCAATCAGCCGCTAAAGGATGCGCTGGCCGTCTCCCTGCCGATTAAGCAATTCGTTCAACTCGACGTCAATTCGGATCAAGGTGGTGGTGCCGTCGCCAACATCAACTACGAACAGGAACGCGCTGATGTGACGCAATATTACGCGACCTACTGGATCGAAGATACCGGTAACGGCCAGTTCGATCAGCTGCAATATTCTCAGACCATCATGCTAAAGATCCCGATCGTCCTGAAACCTGGTGACGCACCGACCGAGATCACCTTTCCGCACATCACCACAAATACACTGACCAAGGTGCCGGGCAGCGGCGTGCTGGTGGGCAAAAAATAA
- a CDS encoding sulfotransferase domain-containing protein, with protein sequence MNVHSTPLDSTTEQVSSDEHRIEQFGDENSSLSDDRENDAVELMSPIKNRQNIIWIASYPKSGNTWVRVFVHNLLRELRGETQGSQDINDLGRYAIWEHSYPHYTQILGKAPTRATTEEMAKARPAAQALISRQQQGLSLTKTHLCFGTDYGAPTINLDVTLAAIYIVRNPLDVAISYAHHCSRSIDAIIADMAQPGFRTLPTEKHVGEILGSWSQNVASWMGVASRPVHIMRYEDMLANPHRVFGGLAVFLGLHPTEKQLRDAVEKSSFAELAKQETEQGFKEKPQHSERFFREGRAGQWRETLSTAQVRKVLVDHEPIMQRMNYLAPNAGIQSKRL encoded by the coding sequence GTGAATGTACACAGCACGCCGTTAGATTCCACTACAGAACAAGTCTCTTCTGATGAACACCGAATTGAACAATTCGGCGACGAGAATAGCTCGTTGTCAGATGATCGCGAAAATGACGCCGTTGAACTGATGTCGCCAATCAAAAACAGGCAGAACATTATTTGGATCGCGTCCTATCCAAAATCCGGAAATACCTGGGTTCGTGTTTTCGTCCATAATCTGCTGAGGGAGTTGCGCGGCGAAACCCAGGGCTCACAAGATATCAATGACCTGGGTCGCTATGCCATTTGGGAGCACAGCTATCCTCATTATACTCAAATCCTCGGCAAGGCGCCAACGCGTGCGACAACCGAAGAGATGGCCAAGGCGAGACCTGCGGCGCAGGCTTTGATTTCTAGGCAACAGCAGGGTCTTTCGCTGACCAAAACGCACCTCTGTTTTGGAACTGATTACGGTGCTCCAACCATCAATCTGGATGTCACTCTGGCTGCCATCTATATCGTCCGCAATCCACTGGATGTGGCTATTTCCTATGCGCATCACTGCTCCCGTTCCATAGACGCTATTATCGCGGACATGGCTCAGCCCGGTTTTCGAACACTTCCCACCGAAAAACACGTTGGTGAGATACTCGGGAGTTGGAGCCAGAATGTCGCCAGTTGGATGGGGGTCGCATCTCGGCCCGTTCATATAATGCGCTACGAAGACATGTTGGCCAATCCCCACCGCGTGTTTGGCGGGTTAGCTGTTTTTCTCGGGTTGCATCCGACTGAAAAGCAGCTTCGAGATGCTGTAGAGAAGTCTTCCTTTGCTGAATTGGCCAAGCAAGAAACCGAACAAGGATTTAAAGAAAAGCCACAGCATTCAGAGCGCTTCTTCAGGGAGGGCCGAGCCGGGCAATGGCGGGAGACTTTATCAACTGCGCAGGTTCGTAAGGTGCTAGTAGACCATGAGCCGATTATGCAGCGGATGAATTATCTGGCACCGAATGCCGGCATACAATCGAAAAGACTATGA